Proteins found in one Triticum urartu cultivar G1812 chromosome 4, Tu2.1, whole genome shotgun sequence genomic segment:
- the LOC125554665 gene encoding transcription factor TGAL11-like: QLEQDLQRARSQGLLVGGAPGGNSSPGAAMFDVEYNRWLDDDSRRMIELRGGLHAHLPDGDLRAIIDDTLTHYDELFRLKSAAARADVFHLITGMWATPAERCFLWMGGFRPSDLLKTLAPQLDPLTEQQMVGICSLEQSLQQAEEALTQGLEQLHQSLAITVAGSGSLSDDTNMGSFMGDMAVALGKLANLEGFVIQADNLRQQTLHQMHRILTVRQAARCFLAIGEYHNRLRALSSLWASRPREILMTDEGNCGELSIAAHPAESQYSAY, encoded by the exons CAACTGGAACAGGATCTCCAGCGGGCTCGTTCTCAG GGACTCTTGGTTGGAGGAGCTCCAGGTGGAAACTCCAGCCCTG GTGCTGCTATGTTCGATGTCGAGTACAACAGGTGGCTGGACGACGACAGCAGGCGCATGATTGAGCTCCGGGGAGGCCTGCACGCGCACTTGCCGGATGGTGACCTCAGGGCCATCATCGACGACACCTTGACCCACTACGATGAGCTCTTTCGCCTCAAGAGTGCCGCTGCAAGGGCGGACGTCTTTCATCTCATCACTGGGATGTGGGCGACCCCAGCCGAGCGCTGCTTCCTTTGGATGGGCGGCTTCCGGCCCTCTGATCTGCTCAAG ACACTGGCACCTCAGCTTGATCCCTTGACTGAACAGCAAATGGTTGGCATCTGCAGCCTTGAGCAGTCATTGCAGCAGGCAGAAGAAGCTCTCACCCAGGGCCTGGAGCAGCTCCATCAGTCATTAGCAATCACGGTGGCAGGCAGCGGGTCTCTTAGCGACGATACCAACATGGGGAGCTTCATGGGCGACATGGCCGTTGCTCTCGGCAAGCTGGCTAACCTTGAAGGCTTTGTCATACAG GCTGATAACTTGAGGCAGCAGACTCTTCACCAGATGCACAGGATTCTGACAGTTAGGCAGGCAGCTCGATGTTTCTTGGCTATTGGCGAGTACCATAACCGCCTCCGTGCCCTAAGCTCCCTCTGGGCTTCTCGCCCTCGAGA GATACTGATGACAGATGAAGGCAATTGTGGAGAGCTAAGCATTGCAGCACATCCAGCTGAAAGCCAATATTCAGCCTACTGA